One Rhododendron vialii isolate Sample 1 chromosome 2a, ASM3025357v1 genomic region harbors:
- the LOC131318203 gene encoding disease resistance protein RPM1-like has protein sequence MAEGAVFHLLSNFAPYLREEFNLSSGVREDIEYIRGEFERMTHFLRVADATEDRDPKIKVWAKQIREAAYDTADALDMYMLHLRSRHHQSTGFGEYVHKVSFFIQTFKAHHQIASEVEGIKSRIIDISEGHQRYSDIYGEIEQGSSSIPSDIAWYDCHGDALLLQDDDLVGIEKPKSHLIEWLLDEDPRLKVLSVVGMGGLGKTTLTKQVYDDAIVKRHFQNHAWITLSESFKVEELLRDMIRVLFEEVRQPLPRGVDNMDANSLKGIIHAFLRQKRYVVILDDVWGIQAWQVLRIILPECNCGSRVILTTRNVDLASSASEEYHGMVYNLEPLPREESWALFCSKTFKENSCPSYLEDLSKNILKKCEGLPLAIVAISGMLSTKHNSLNEWERIYHGLGAELEGNDKLTSMTKILSISYFDLPYYLKLCFL, from the coding sequence ATGGCAGAGGGAGCTGTGTTCCACCTTCTGTCCAACTTCGCACCCTATCTCCGAGAAGAGTTTAACTTGTCGTCCGGAGTACGGGAAGACATCGAATACATAAGAGGCGAATTCGAGCGCATGACACATTTTCTCAGAGTTGCTGATGCGACAGAAGATAGAGACCCGAAAATCAAAGTATGGGCGAAGCAAATTCGAGAAGCTGCATATGACACTGCTGATGCTCTTGACATGTACATGCTTCACCTCAGATCTAGACATCATCAGAGCACCGGATTCGGCGAGTATGTACACAAGGTTTCTTTCTTTATTCAGACTTTCAAAGCTCACCACCAAATTGCTTCTGAAGTAGAAGGAATCAAGTCCAGAATCATCGATATTTCTGAGGGACATCAGCGATATAGTGACATATATGGCGAAATAGAGCAAGGCTCAAGCTCTATTCCTTCAGACATCGCATGGTATGATTGTCATGGCGATGCCCTTCTACTCCAAGATGATGACCTTGTGGGCATTGAAAAGCCCAAATCACACCTGATTGAGTGGCTCTTGGATGAGGATCCTCGACTCAAGGTGCTTTCTGTAGTAGGAATGGGTGGATTGGGCAAAACCACCCTTACAAAACAAGTCTATGACGACGCAATAGTGAAGAGGCACTTCCAGAACCATGCTTGGATCACCCTTTCTGAGTCATTCAAGGTCGAAGAGCTTTTAAGAGACATGATTCGAGTGCTCTTTGAAGAAGTCAGGCAGCCACTCCCAAGAGGAGTGGACAATATGGATGCAAACAGCTTGAAAGGTATAATTCATGCCTTTTTGCGGCAAAAGAGGTATGTGGTTATTTTGGATGATGTATGGGGTATTCAAGCATGGCAAGTTTTAAGAATCATACTTCCTGAATGCAATTGTGGAAGTCGAGTAATTCTGACAACTAGAAATGTAGATTTAGCTTCTTCTGCTAGCGAAGAATATCATGGCATGGTGTATAATCTCGAGCCCTTGCCTCGCGAAGAGTCGTGGGCCTTGTTTTGCTCAAAGACATTCAAGGAGAATTCTTGTCCTTCATATTTGGAAGATCTTTCAAAAAACATCTTGAAAAAATGTGAGGGGTTACCACTTGCAATAGTAGCAATTAGTGGTATGTTATCAACAAAACATAATAGTTTGAATGAGTGGGAGAGGATTTACCACGGCCTTGGTGCAGAACTAGAAGGAAATGACAAACTCACGAGCATGACTAAGATATTGTCCATCAGTTACTTTGATTTGCCTTACTATCTTAAGTTATGTTTTTTGTAG
- the LOC131317213 gene encoding disease resistance protein RPM1-like: MTREEVAEGYLNELINRSLVQVTSVARDGRFRTYRIHDLWREMIVAKSREQNIVTIASERGRAWDEKLRRLSVHHNLEDIQQNICFTRLRSSLVFSAIDSLSMLSKMASFDEGARLLTVLDLRGAQLETFPPEIVKLFNLTYLSLRATNVKMIPKSIGILKKLETLDLKQTNVTELPDEILKLQHLRHLLLYRYNYGGSPGVIGFKAPTGIGSLLYLQKLCGIDASRGNNSGIVLREVGKLTQLRRLVIFRLQKEDETVLCSSLEKLNHLRSLSVQPMGYNEIIDLDSLSLPPPLLRRLILKGRLEKIPHWIPSLHNLASISLLWSKLKDVDPLESLQDLPNLLNLRLRDAYEGDGLVFKAGGFRKLKLLGLIGLVGLKWVRVESSSMPLLKELHLRDCKLMMELPSGIEHLANLKLIELEDDMSETLISSLNRDLQGGDYWKIAHVPQVWIGDSKSGVYTGRYLR, translated from the coding sequence ATGACAAGAGAAGAAGTTGCTGAGGGCTACCTCAATGAGCTAATCAACAGAAGTTTAGTTCAAGTGACAAGCGTCGCAAGAGATGGAAGGTTCAGAACTTATCGGATCCATGACCTTTGGCGTGAAATGATCGTTGCGAAGTCGAGAGAGCAAAACATTGTCACAATAGCAAGTGAAAGAGGCAGAGCGTGGGATGAGAAATTGCGACGCCTCTCTGTCCACCATAATTTGGAAGATATTCAGCAAAACATTTGTTTCACTCGCCTTCGTTCTTCGCTTGTTTTCAGCGCAATAGATTCATTGTCCATGTTGTCAAAGATGGCATCCTTCGACGAGGGTGCAAGGCTACTAACCGTGCTAGACTTGAGAGGAGCACAATTGGAAACATTCCCTCCGGAAATTGTGAAACTCTTTAATCTTACTTATCTAAGTTTGAGGGCAACCAACGTGAAAATGATCCCGAAATCGATCGGAATACTTAAGAAGCTAGAAACATTGGATCTGAAACAAACGAATGTCACCGAGTTGCCTGATGAGATCTTGAAGCTCCAACATCTTCGCCATCTCTTGTTGTACCGCTATAACTACGGTGGTTCTCCCGGTGTAATTGGTTTCAAAGCCCCGACGGGAATAGGAAGTTTGTTGTACTTGCAGAAACTATGTGGTATTGATGCAAGCCGAGGGAATAATAGTGGCATTGTGCTAAGAGAGGTAGGGAAGCTAACTCAACTGAGGAGATTGGTCATTTTTAGGCTACAGAAGGAAGATGAGACGGTGCTGTGTTCATCCCTTGAGAAGCTAAACCACCTTCGGTCGTTGTCCGTTCAACCAATGGGTTATAACGAGATCATTGATTTAGATTCTTTGTCTTTGCCGCCTCCACTTCTTCGAAGACTCATTCTAAAAGGACGTTTGGAGAAGATACCACACTGGATACCATCTCTTCACAACCTGGCAAGTATATCCTTACTGTGGAGTAAGTTGAAAGATGTTGATCCACTGGAATCCCTTCAAGATTTGCCCAATTTGCTTAACCTTAGACTTCGTGATGCTTATGAAGGAGATGGATTGGTTTTCAAGGCTGGTGGGTTTCGAAAGCTTAAGCTATTGGGTTTGATTGGCTTAGTAGGATTGAAATGGGTGAGAGTGGAGTCTAGCTCGATGCCTCTTCTCAAAGAGCTACATCTCCGAGACTGTAAATTGATGATGGAGTTGCCCTCGGGTATCGAACATTTGGCCAACCTTAAATTAATTGAATTGGAGGATGATATGTCTGAAACATTAATTTCAAGCTTGAATAGAGACTTACAAGGTGGGGACTATTGGAAAATTGCACACGTCCCTCAGGTTTGGATTGGGGACTCCAAATCTGGTGTTTACACTGGTCGTTATCTACGATAG